The proteins below come from a single Sander vitreus isolate 19-12246 chromosome 15, sanVit1, whole genome shotgun sequence genomic window:
- the b9d1 gene encoding B9 domain-containing protein 1 — MATSNPSVFLLSVNGQIEGADFPEYDNLYCKYCFVYGHDWAPTSGLEEGITQITCKGSESSHKLIWNFPLETTFKSTNPSGWPQLVVSVYGPDVFGNDVVRGYGATHIPFTPGQHTRTIPMFVPEPTWRLQKFTSWLLGRRPEYTDPKVVAQGEGREVTRVRSQGFVTVSFHIITKDIKKLGYDTGPSRLANTPSATSGWSTGEQPYNVE; from the exons ATGGCTACAAGCAACCCGTCAGTGTTTCTTCTCTCGGTTAACGGACAAATTGAGGGAGCAGAC tTTCCAGAGTATGACAACTTATACTGCAAATATTGTTTTGTCTACGGCCACGACTGGGCTCCAACGTCG gGGTTGGAGGAAGGCATCACTCAAATAACATGTAAAGGAAGTGAGTCCTCACACAAATTAATATGGAACTTCCCACTGGAGACAACGTTTAAGAGCACAAACCCATCTGGAT GGCCTCAGCTCGTAGTGAGTGTGTACGGTCCAGATGTGTTTGGCAACGATGTGGTCAGAGGCTATGGAGCAACACACATCCCCTTCACACCTGGACA aCACACACGAACCATCCCCATGTTTGTTCCTGAGCCCACATGGAGACTACAGAAATTCACGAG CTGGCTGTTAGGACGGCGGCCAGAGTACACAGACCCTAAAGTAGTGGCCCAGGGTGAAGGCAGAGAAG TGACGCGGGTTCGTTCCCAAGGCTTTGTCACCGTCTCCTTTCACATCATTACTAAAGACATAAAGAAACTGGGTTACGACACAGGACCCTCAAGGCTCGCAAACACACCGTCTGCCACATCTGGCTGGTCGACAGGGGAACAACCGTACAACGTGGAATAA